Within Lytechinus pictus isolate F3 Inbred chromosome 7, Lp3.0, whole genome shotgun sequence, the genomic segment TTCCCATGGACACTTGCCCATGGTATAAGTCATTATGGTGTCCTCAAAAAGCAAATAAATGAGGGGGGGGCAAACTAATTACAATACAAGGGAATTGATACCATAGGACAGGAAGGATAAAGAGTGAAAGGAAAGAGAgacatatgaaataaataaacagtaAAACATACCCTAGTGGCACTTACTTTCATGGTTGGAAACCATGGCCACTACTGTATGGAATAAGATAAAAGTAATGAACTTTTCAAAGCATTTAATatacacagagaaaaaaaataatgtcctTACGCCTCTTAGCTTTCTTGACTCAATCATCCACTGAtaaaaatctaaagaaaatgaaaagccaaaaggaaataaatttctACAGACATAAgcatattgtattttaaaaaaaaaatcttatttttgttgATAAAAGCATCTTAACAGGAACACATACACCAAATTTCAAGGTATTTTGCAAAGTCCTCTTTAAGTGAAATATCTTTCACAGACTCATTACACATTTCCAAATAAGCCGTCTGcagaaatattttcaaagaactgcaaataaataagataaaaatgatCATGATCAGCCTTTCAAGATGGATTCTTTATCACAGATATTCCAGTAACTCAACAATAAAAACTCACTAGAAACAGATACatgtcaaagtaaaaaaaatattcacaaaaagACACCTGGGGCCCATATCATCAGTGTTATAACTCCAGCCTGATACCATCTCTATAGAAAGCCAAGCTGCACAATACACTGATTGGACAAGATGCAGAAGAATGGAATTCGAACATGGAAAGCATATGTCTGTTCACAGATGATTATTGTCCAgcttggctttccatagagATGGCATCATGCTGGAGTTATGATGCTTTCTAGAAATGGGGCCCTGAATATGAACGAAGTACACACGTTGGCTCTTATAATATGCCTAATGGAATGAGAAGAGTGTGTGGTCAAAGAATTGCAGAAACAGATTACCTCTCTTAACAACATTAGGATCTAATAACACAAGGCTCAACAATTGATTTTACTGCTGAtgatatgattgattgcatattATAATCTACAATGTAATCAGTCCTAGGAtcaattgctaagttttgtaTTAGAAGACCAAGAATTCATTTGCACTAAAAATCATTATCTGAGGCAAATACAAAACATTCAAGTCATATAAGATCTGGATAAGATGACCCACCAagaaataaaattcacaatACATTTAATGTAAAAgcaaaatatacatttcataataaatcaataattaagATTTCTAATTATCATATAAACATATTTGTTCACCATCTATGAATTGGAAATATAAGCATTCAGTAATCAAGCTACTAAATATGGAataatataaaatgtaaaatcatagaaattttcattatcaaaataaagaattgaTACAGGTTACAAGGTCATTCCAGGAATCATTCccccaaaataataaatttctcaATATCATCTTATATATTCATACATATTgttgcagatttgacaagacCTCCTGTCTGAAATTTTTGAggaaaattaattattattttcttttgattttcaatgacTTGAAAAACTATTAAGTGTCCTATTGTCGGTATCCAAACTGTTtaccttaaaaaaatgaagCCACTATGCGATACCAAAGCAGAGACAATCAAATTGtatacaattgattttttttcccccactctcttgaatattttgagatatgatataaaTGGCTCCAGCACTGATGGCTATTATAAAGAAAATCCTTTCAAAACTAATCTTCTGTCCTTTCAGCACCTTCTGGTACTAAATGTTTGAGGACACCTTTGAAGAACATCCCTGAATCCTCAAGACCAGGCTGGAAACATTGATCTAACCAAACAGTCCTGTACTCTTCCATCATACTCAATAACCTGGGTAATAAAAAGGGACAGTAACATCATGGTAAACGACCATAATTAAGTGCATTTGTACGTAAAGTTCCGAGGGTAGaatgaaagttttgaaatgtaCATTGTAAACTCAAGGGTCAACAGAAAACAAGCAATCTCGGCTTTCATGGGATATCCTATCAGGGCATTTGAAACTCCCAAACCTTCTTTGGGTTATGTATTGTTATACAATCAGGGTATATCAACAAAAAAAGCTTTCTATGCATCATTCCTGGGggtgtcatggtctagtggttttgACTCTCATTTTTCAATGTCAGAGACATGAGTTtgatcccagccatggcatgttttctttcagcaaggaATTTACCCACATTGGTTGAGTGGTGAATGGGCTGGGCTGCCTGGGCACTCAAGAATTCAAGGAATGCTTCAGTGCCTAGGCAGCCCAGTTAAAGCCAGGGTAAAAATAATAGCAGGGCatactgggagaacagttttcggaactgaagtggctacgcTGGGTAATTAATGTTCTTATTATGAAATTAAATGTGTACTGTAATCTCAAATCTAAGATTGAAAACTATTGGGCACCATTTGAGCAACCtgcaagataaaaaaatattgaaatacatgtaatttctcAAAATTAACTATATTTGGCATATCAGGGCCAAAATGACTgtcttgtttcattttgtttttcaattttaagcCTGGGCATCTGTATTATTTGTATTCATTAGCCATTATTTTACCGATTCATTAGAGAAATTCTATtggtttaaaaaattgaaaacccCAGAAGCTACAGATACATATCTTGACACAAATAACATGGACCACAGCTAATTAATAACCTGGGAATGCATTCCTGAACATTTGTCATCTTGCTAACTCTCCTTGATTTTCAAAGGCTAAGCACAGGTGTcaactgttactatggtaactgtcagaccAAACATCAGACAAGTACTTTCATTAAATACTCCCTGGAAAACCTGATGTTTTTCAAATTGGATTTTCAAACAGATTGAAAAGGTGTGAACTATCCTACTTcagcaaaaacaaaatggaaaaaaacacaatgaaaatcaatttaaaaaaaaaaaaagtctgaaTATCTATATGCTTACTTATTAGCTGAATCTGTCTTTGTGGTGGCAGATAGGTTGGCAAGTCCTACGTTGATGACATTGAAACCACTCTGGGCATGGTTGGGTTTCTTACCAGTAATCACTAAAGCTCTTACAATcctaggaagaaaaaaaaatgtatgtcaaGGTATATCTCTCTTGGTGCGAAGGGGATTTGCTTGTTCCAATTTTTTTAACTCTTAACAATGGATACCTCTAAAACATCTACACTCTCTATTACAGTAAATTCTACATTACTTTTTTAGTGATTCtaaatatatgtaatttattcaattttatgcAAGACAACTGGGCTTGATACATTTTGTAAACAACTTCCATTACATCCTATATCGTTTGCTTTGATGACTTTCTACACACATTGTATTTTTTCTGTACTGATATGCTTGATCCATATAATTCAAGCACACTTAAGCATTGTTCAAGTTTCTATATTGCAATGACAGAATAGAAAATTTATCAAAGTTGTCTCTTTGTTCATTCCTGCAGTTTAACAAGAATAAAGCTAGTTTGCattaaataatataattatgacTACCATCAATGCCGCAGTTGGAAAAGCAGAGTAAGATAATCCCCAAGTTAATTTTTTCATGTTGCCCCTCTTACTTGATTCAGCATTTAAAGCATTGATACTTACTTGCAAGCCCAGAACATCAAGTCAAGAGTAAGATGAACCTGAATATAAACCCTCCTGTCGAGCTTGAGTTTATCTACAGCATTCAGAGAAGTTTGTGACTTGCGTATCCTTCTCATGGCAGTCTACACAGAAGGAAAAGAGAATTAGGAACTGTGAAGATGGTATCGAACCAAGATGAGGCACAAAGAGAAAACCAACCCTATAAAAGATCAGTGGGAGGGTGGTATGAGTCCACCAATAATTCACAAATACAGACCCATCAACCTCCTTTCTAACACTCCCATCCACGTAACCAATACAGTCAACATCTAGTCATAATACTACCACCATGACTCTAGGACAACTCACATTGATGACTTCGAGTGTCATGAACTCCAGATCAACACTGTCCGTATCCTGGATGACCCGACAGAGGAAGGAGCCCTCTTTGGCCGGTATGACCACTGATTTGTGAGTGATGGGTAGATCTAGTTGATTGAGTGTTGCCTGGGTGAGGTAGGTATCGATGCGACCGACTTCAAGGATAGCTTCACCAAGCGGTGAGTCAGGGTCCTGTAGCATGTGACGATTGATCATTGCAGACAGGTTGCAATGGAGAAATTCCTGCAAGAAACCAAACAACAATACTACTTGATagcaacatttttcattttgggTCTAAAAATTTGaacaccttgaaaaaaaaatatatcattcaaatGTACATTGTATCTTTTGCAACCTCAGTCACAattgcaacaaaaaaataattattattaaaaagggaTAAGAAATTTGAagcctgttgcatgaaatggTTGCATGAAATGCAAGTCCCAAATATTAGCTTTTGGTTGGCTGAAAACCAAATGAAGTTTCAATTTTTAGTTGCATTTGATTGAAATTCTTAACAAACCCCTGGTCGTGTGGTTTGATAGTGGAAGAAGAGGCATATACAAAGGACTACACAAAAATGTTTAGCCTAAATTCTTCAGCCATTCCTTGTCATATCTTGACTGACGGTACAACAAGAGTAATCTCATTGATCAGTAAGAGGTGTGGAGTGCTTCTTATGAGTATGATCTAACCAATGTAGTGATGCATTATATACCACTCACAACTGATAGATAAAGGAAGATTTTTAATtccacttaaatctttgtgaacaccctcccccctttgatgatgatggtgatggtggtgatgatgatgatcatcatcatcatcatataacTCACCAGAGGTGTTGATGCATTCCAAGACAGGCCTGCTGCAGCGATGTAACCTGGCCAGCTAAGTACTGGATGATTGGAGTAAGTACAACCAGCCCAGTTGGTCAATAGGAGACCAATGGCATTGGGGTTTGTAGTAGCTGTCTTGATGGCATTAGATATGTTACAGATAGAGCCTTCTGGACCACCACCCAAACTGAAACAAATTCATAGATgtaaaaaattataaacaatatcaaaagaaatgcaaattaacatcaaattcaaaccatagaaaatataaatatatgtatcacAACAGTAGTGTAAAAGATTGTAATTGATAATTTGACCAAATTAAATTACTATGAGGACGTGCgttcaaattacaaaagaatgcaataaatgataaatgaagtATAATGAGATTCTAACCTAAGTAATCACAAATATCACTGAAGTACTAGTCAGTCAAAAGAATGTAACTGTTTAAAATGATTTACATAATCACCAGATCATAGAAAATATGtgtaaaaatattaaacatttcaaGGGCAATTAGTTGTAATATCAttctgtaaataaataaaacttgtttaaaaaaaaaacacataactTGAATGTAGGATATGGATAAACCATTCCCCTTTTCTATCATAATGTAACATCTAATTCCTGATATGCATTCTGCAAGAGCACAGTTTGAAAAGattaaatagaaataaagaaaccTACCTATTCCAGACACCTGTTCCAGGGCACACATAGAAACCTTGTCTGAAAGGAGAAGATGAAAAATTAGACCAAAAAATGtgctaaatgaaaataaagcatTCACATATCAACTCAGCCTGCTTAAAAACTTTGAGTGGTATTCTGATACTTAAACTGGGGTGTAACTTCAGACTAAATTGAAAGTTTAATCCACAGGTTTACGGAATGTCGAGCTCATCCTCCTTATTCAACATTCATAATAAGATAGTGCATCAAATAATTCACTGTGAACTCAACcaatcccttttctttttcatttaatttaaaaaataattgttttggaTAACTTTTCAAAAGGGGATTAAAATAGTTTGTATTTGGTTAATGAATTGGCAACTGACATCCATCAAAGCAAGCAAGAGAGATATGGGGAGGGGGAGCAAGTAGTCCTATTGCAATCAAGAATATGTGACTGGGTACATATAACTTACCCACTTCCAAGTAGCTTCTTTCCTGACTTCTGAAAGTCAGAGTTGCTCTGGAAAGAAAATAACCCAGGTTACTTTTAAAGGGCTGAATTAACATTGTACAAATAGGATAATTTTACTTCTGATCAAATGAAACCAACATAACCAATAATGTCAGAATGTCTAAATAAACGAAAGACAATAAAAGCTTACTTTACACCGTGCTTGCAATTTAAAGGCATTCATACATTATAATACAGGAAGTGTGTGAAGTTACCAAATCTATCCTCCTATTCTACACTTGGCTATTGCATATTATcagataattaataataatattatttatatagcgcacgtatccaccttgtaaggtgctcaaggcgctcctatattaccccagctATTAAGAGTCTACCGAAttcggtgctcacagcttttagAGGAAATACTACCTgacggtacccatttacctcaatCAATTTAACATCATACAGTAGTCAGCAGAGAAAGAATGAAGATATACAACTCTACACACACAAGATATCATATAGAATGTCCGTACAAGAGTCCTTATACAAGGGTGTATTGTTTTACACACCAATGCTTATCAGATGATCAAGGTGATTTTCATGATACAATATATGACAAGAATTATATGTATAGGAATCATCGCACAAGGGTATTATGGCTTACATACCCTTGCCTCGGAATCTCATCTGAACAAATGGTTCAGTTACTCTCTCTGCTCCAACAAAATGCCAAACTAATGATCTTAAAGTTCAGCAAGATTTGTATAAGCAGATATCATCCACatacaattttttgtaaatGGAATGGGTAATTAAACATGAGAAAATAATGATctgctcatttcatatttattagaGTGGAaacaatgatattgataattccAAATACCATAATTATTGGATCAAACAAAGCTTATAATGAAGAGGAATCACACAATGAATGTCAATATTGATAGAATGCATGTTCAGATTTGAAAACACTTGTGCTCTGTGAAAATGACTAAATTTTCTGGGAGTTCCATTTCCATAATTAAATCCAATAATAGCACTAATACAAGAATAGCACTTGGAAAACGAAAGTGCCCAGGTGTACGAACAGAAAACTATTCCTcgcatttaaatataaaaaggaAGGCACAATAGAAAGCATGCAAACAACCATTACAAATATTGTCAACAGAATTTCATTGACCATGTAGAATTTTTCAAACTGGAAAAGGCAGTATAAAGTGCAACTTACTTTGGAGCCATACAGCATAGCTACACTTCCTATGGGGAGTTGTTTGAAGCTGGTCTCATATACAGAGATAACATTAGCACAGAAGAGTGCTGTTTGATTCCTTCCAACGCCTATCAACCTCAGTTGATCTTGTATACTTAGAATGAATGGTGACGGTCTTGGGAGTTCTACTTCATCCTCTTGTACTACTGTCATACAGAAAAAAGGATGATCGGTCTTTCAAAACATATCATTAAATCATAATATAGAGACGTTCTCATATCAGAAAAacagacaaataatgaaaactaaTCAGCAATTTGCACattcaacatttcattcttttcattCGTTTATTAGCATGCAATGGAACATTCACATTTCTAAAGAAAATAATGCACATTCTTGCCTTCCTAAATGACTTCTTTGAATTTTGCTTTCATGCTGACAACATCCATGAAAACATTCTTGCATTACTAAAAAGATGTTTACTTTCACACTTGCGCATTCTCAGGTATCATTCCCTATCAGCAGGAGTAAACAAGTATACCGAATCTTTCTCTACTCAGATTACTGTATATACCATTTTATTGctttttctttataaagattAACAAATCAAAGTTGAGTTTGGCTGATTTACTGAGGATTTCTTAGCTGTGTGGTCAGGGATCCATAACACAAATGTTTGCAATGGATAGGAAACATCAAGTATGAAAGGACGACATTGATTGGTTTCTCACCAATGTTTTATACAAATAGTGCATATAACATTGATCTTCAATTGATCACCAGACTTCTAGGTTTACCTTCTGCTTCTGGTTCCGTCTCTGTTTCTCCAGACTCTGTCGTCTTGGTGTCCGATGATTCCTTCTTTGTAGTAGGATCAGGTGTCTTTGACTGATCTGTTGAGGTGTTTCCATCTTGTGGTGTTTCTGGACGAGGGCTTGGAGGAGGCACTGAATCTAACAGCTTCCTTGTCAAGTTTGGTCCAATGTTCACAACCCTGCAACacacaaagcaaaaaaaagtagaaatgcaTTTGGTTACCATAGTGTACAAAGGCATCTAAACTTTGCTTTAAGACACTCATTAACAATGATCATTTTAATTTACAAAGATCaagagcatttcatcaacatttcttgtccaacaagttgtcggatctgacaactttccttgattttaatttgctgagaagcactgttactgtAGTAtaggtaactgtcagataaaacaaactttgttGGATAACACATCTGACAAGTACTTTTATAAACCGTTCCCTAGATTCCAACATGAACTGATGGGAATCACTCTAATTTAGCAGCTAAGAAAAGGTCACAGATCGTGCGTAACATGCAAACAACATCAAGTCTGAATCAATACttttaaatcaaagaaacaaaaataaaaaagctgGCTactagattttttttccttgatgcttcattataaaagtttGAGTTATATATGTCCTGTTGTTATATTATCTTGCTTTTTTAATAGTTCTTTTATTCTGATATTGCTAAACCTATCAGAATATGTTCCCTCACTTGGGTAGCCAACTCGACAAAACTTGACAAGCCAGCTGGCTTTAGTTAACTTTTCCCTTAATTCCTttcttacatgtacagtgtaattatcatatgtgtacatgtacactgtaattATCATATGTGTGTGCATGAACCAAGGTTTATTTAACGAgtgtcttcttcctcttcttatttacattgtttgtatATACACACTGTGTTAAATTCAATATGGAATTAGGGATAAATGAACTTGAAATACATGCATGGCTCTTACTTTGTGGATCCAAATCTTGATAGGACTTGTTGGAAGATTGAGAAGAGAGGAGGTGAAAGGTCACTATCTTCCATCAGATCAATGTGAGGAACTAACTTGATGAACCTCCACTGACAAAACACTTCCAGGTCAAGCAATTCACTGCATGAGATCAATATAGGAGTTGAAGActctttaaaaatgtttaatgtgACTTCCAGAAAATGTCACAAACTGCATACATATAATTCATTAttccatgaaaaacaaaatgctgaaaacaaTGCAAAGAACTGAATTATCAATTCtgattgaaaataatataaattaaaaaaaaactttggttgAAAAATTACCTTCCAGAATATGGCATGGTGTCATGTATAGGACTATCCTTGTATGCTTTCACATACAGATGAAGCTGTGGTGGAAAGGAAAATCAGAATGAAACAATGAAGTTAATTTGGTGTCATATGTTTTAAATACAAGAGCAATACTTATCCGTATAGTTAGATTATTCTAAACAAAGGATATGTGACAGTCagtgtttttgttttccttaaaattaccattttcattatcatttcatcaccatcactgtTCTTATTTAGTGTGGAAACAGCACATTTTAGCAAGCATCCCAATCAGCATCTCTCTAAGAGTCTTTCCACtatgaaaggaatgaaaagaTGCTTATAAGGATTCCCACTGAATGATGTGGTCCAGACTTTCTTATTGCTTACCTCATTGTATTTGAGCTGAGCAAAACTATTCACAAGTTGAAGTAGAGTAtcctgaaaatgaaaacaataactCCAATTACAAACTTGATCATAGGTTTTATGTTCTATCCAAGTATACATTTATTTACATAATTGAAAACAGATGAGCATGCAATCCATATAAATATCTAGTTTGTTTTTCACCCATCACCATAAGtcccttgcttttttttttttgaaattctgaTTCTTATCcttaagaaaaaaagtcaaTATGACTATCAACTAATCCAATACTATTAAATAAACTATCAACTAATCCAatattatcaaataaaagagataCTGTAAACCTTGTAAAGGTCAATACTTCTAGTCAATGCAAGAATCttctttttgatatgttgtTTCACAAAAACTCAAGTTTGACTAAAAGTCATgctaaacattcaaaatccatgtaaaAGTGGTATGATATGAATTCAGGGAACATTTGGTCAATTTTAAGGTGGGTTTTTGTTCTCACTTTCTCCCAAACAAAATTTGTGAATGGTCTTTGTTTTAACGATCGTTTGAACATCAGTTAATCATTTTGACTCGGGTGAAACACCACTCTGATACATGAAACTAACTCACCATCCTTGGTACTCTGCCAGCTGATAAGTCTAACATGACAGCTCTATGTTTGATGCTAGGCCAATCAGATATCTAGTAgacaaagaaatatgaatagtaacattaaaatattCATCATCTTTGTGTAAGATTTTCATTCGTATGGATCTGGATGTGTGTGATTGCTTTTGTCTCTTCAACTGTCTGATGAAAGATGTAtgcagaaaagaaaataatcacaTACATCCAGATCTAGACTTGGTTACATTCATATATATGCAGGTTGctgtttttctttgatatttttagtTACATCATGTTATactttaatttgaattatttttataattgattACTGATTTTACTGTCTttttgtaataactttcttgttaTAGGGAATACATTTGCTAAATTGATTTGATatctatatctttttttttaattcataattgTAAAGTGCATAGATAATTACACCAGTTATCATGTACTTGATAAGTATCCtctactattattatcattaagatCATAATTACAGATTAATTCCTGGTAAGATTGAGAGCCCTCTCTTGGTAATGTTTATAGGCTTGACTTACCTCAAGCTGTGGAATGCCATCCTTGTGACAGAGCTGGACCAACTGAACAAATGTACTTGTAGCATGCCATAGACCTGGAAGATCAGCAGCAACGATCGTCACCTGAAGGTACAATACGAAAAAGgattggttatttttttttttttttggtatcacCTCCCCCCCTTCCAAATGGCGGCTCATGGATTTCAAAATTACTTCATGTTTATAAACCCCAGAAAATATCATGGTCTCATTCATGGGGAAAATTAGGGATATAAAGTATATGAATCTAAGTGCTTCCAAACACTTTCAAATTGTCTGTTTCACTAAAGCTCATCTCCtaaattaaaacaagtttcatcagaCTTGACTACCATTATCTCACTCACACTCAAAAAACTGCAGCTATCAATCCTATAATAgcaaaaaaatttgttttattggtCAGAGTCACAAATGTACACTTGTTGGCATGACATGGTCAACATAACAGTAGCATATAAAGAGTACAAGCAGTTTTTCCAATGAAGCCCAACTGCAAGTTTGTatcaaaacatgtacaaaaagttATTAtcaattgtacatgtaaatataattgTACAAATGCTATGTTAAAAAGGCTTATCTGCCATCTTCTCTACATATAACCTTTACCACTTTGTTACTTGGCAAAGAAGGGCATAGATCTGAGCTGTAGGATCTATGCACACTATGAAGTCCTTCAAAACACGATCTCTTTAGCCAGAATTCACTAACGTGGTTTTGAAATCTATCGATTTAACTCATGGTTTATGCATATttcatgtccaatgctgatgcactcTTTTGTCATAGAGCACCAAAGTggtgcctgttgccatggttacgaATGCTACTTTATTAATGATTCCACTGTTTTGACCATTGGACTCATAAATTAAAAACAGttgactcatgaataaaataacgttcttaaccacggcaacaggcgtcaatttgacAGACCAAGAATTGGTTACGAAGAGGTTACTTACCATCTTTTCACTGACTGATAACCTATAGCTTTCCTCTCTGCAGAATGGTAGAGGGTTGATAGTACAAACAATCTGAGCAGTAGGATCTAGGCATACTACAGAATTCTCCAAAACACAACGATAGCCTTTCTCCATCAAGACGGCTGACTGGATCGTCCAGAGGTCAACCATGGGTTCAAGGGTACCTGTacacgcatacattcgtaattccgaagcttcgttattccgaaggttcggatattccgaaggttcgttattccaaaggttcatatttccgaaggttcgtaattccgaaggttcgtttttccgaaaacgaagtgaggttcgtaattccgaaggttcgttaatcccaaaacaaaatgaggttcgaaattccgaaggttcgttagtccgaaaacgaaatgattaacgaaccttatttcgttttcggactaacgaaccttcggaacaacgaaccttattttgttttcggattaacgaaccttcggaacaacgaaccttatttcgttttcggattatcgaaccttcggaataacgaaccttcggaataacgccacaaatgttcggattaacgaacccttttacgttttcggattaacgaacatcgaggtataggcaatttacgtgtttcggaattacgaaccttcggaataaagaaccttcggaattacgaagtgtaacccctGTACAAGGTCAAATTAATCAACTACCATGTTGAAGCTAGTATAAGTTGATAAATGGTGTCATTATTTTGCatcatttacatattttgacAGATGTAAAATGAACTGATTAATGAAGAGATCAAtgctgaacaaaaaaaaatggtatttatatttaattgtCATATTTTTGTTGTAGATTCGGGCAATGTTTGGAAAGAATTTGTCTCAATAACTTTAATGTTATGCATTTTCAGATATTCAGAGCTGCAACCGAATTTGgatcaaaattgataaaacatcttgaaatatatcttatataCTTCTTCAGATGCAGACATTCTGGAATCGTATAAAAAGAACTAAACAACAAATGAGAACTCGTTCTAATCACTTTTATAACCCTTATTATCGTCTTTATCATTGTGTCAATCAATGCCTCATCACCAAGCTAACCCCTAATAAGTCTCCTGCATTCATTATTATCTTTTATGATGTTCATGTCTATATTAATGTTACTTTACACTAATTTATGTCAACTTCATTTATCATATGCTCAATTTCTATCATTGATGTTTGTAAGCATTTAATGAGCTGTCCTCATAACTGTTCAATTCTGAGATATAACATTTCCTAAAAATGAAACCAACTAAAATTCAAGTCAGTCATCACCTGATTGAGGCATAGCTGCTAGTTGTACACTGAAATCCTGGCTAAGAGTAAATTTGTTTCCATTCTTCTGGACAAGCTGCTGAGGTTTGGGCCAGAGAAAGGCCAGCCTTGGGTCTTCTTCaacatcctcctcctcctcttcctcttcttctacAGTCTCCACCTCAACCTCCCCGTCATCTTCCTCATCCTCGTCTTGGACTGATGATGATACTTGAGGACTCGCAGCCTGCACAGAATATTTTCCATAAAACTATCATAtatgaattcatttcatatcactTGTATACTACGGCCACTTTATTGAATTCACAATAgaggaataaaatttcaaaatatgtaaatatagaAAGTTGACAGTTTAGGTCATGATACATTACTTGTCAAAGTTCTCAAGATTTCTTCagattttatttgatatacagtgcgtatcaaaaaaaagtttacactttgaaaaagca encodes:
- the LOC129264901 gene encoding uncharacterized protein LOC129264901 isoform X1 → MDTKLLDALNSVTPDHGNMLHLAAKLGNADVVRALLVSGVDPTIKDSQEQTAYDIAKASKQLSMVFHDVLLQSIAQSKAEQVKQFLDSGLDINNKDEATGGNTALHWAASFSGLEIIKILLEHNADVNATNSDGTTPLHDAVLRGDVDIVKELVAGGADINAKATGGKSEGKSPLDLAEDSQELKDVLVPPVIMNGHAENGQNGETVEQSDDADSVDVPFFSVTLEEVKTEEEKDSSVKDDSTTTPEAASPQVSSSVQDEDEEDDGEVEVETVEEEEEEEEDVEEDPRLAFLWPKPQQLVQKNGNKFTLSQDFSVQLAAMPQSGTLEPMVDLWTIQSAVLMEKGYRCVLENSVVCLDPTAQIVCTINPLPFCREESYRLSVSEKMVTIVAADLPGLWHATSTFVQLVQLCHKDGIPQLEISDWPSIKHRAVMLDLSAGRVPRMDTLLQLVNSFAQLKYNELHLYVKAYKDSPIHDTMPYSGSELLDLEVFCQWRFIKLVPHIDLMEDSDLSPPLFSIFQQVLSRFGSTKVVNIGPNLTRKLLDSVPPPSPRPETPQDGNTSTDQSKTPDPTTKKESSDTKTTESGETETEPEAEVVQEDEVELPRPSPFILSIQDQLRLIGVGRNQTALFCANVISVYETSFKQLPIGSVAMLYGSKSNSDFQKSGKKLLGSGQGFYVCPGTGVWNSLGGGPEGSICNISNAIKTATTNPNAIGLLLTNWAGCTYSNHPVLSWPGYIAAAGLSWNASTPLEFLHCNLSAMINRHMLQDPDSPLGEAILEVGRIDTYLTQATLNQLDLPITHKSVVIPAKEGSFLCRVIQDTDSVDLEFMTLEVINTAMRRIRKSQTSLNAVDKLKLDRRVYIQVHLTLDLMFWACKIVRALVITGKKPNHAQSGFNVINVGLANLSATTKTDSANKLLSMMEEYRTVWLDQCFQPGLEDSGMFFKGVLKHLVPEGAERTED